In Ruania zhangjianzhongii, the following proteins share a genomic window:
- a CDS encoding CCA tRNA nucleotidyltransferase, producing the protein MPPHDSSAAPASPAELLRTALAVIAEYAPQAIELGQKFAAAGHELALVGGPVRDAFLGKASVDLDFATSARPEETEQILTAWGDAHWDMGREFGTIGARNGDAVVEVTTYRTEAYDPTSRKPEVAYGDTLDGDLSRRDFTVNSMALRLPDLVFVDPFNGLGDLAAGVLRTPATPEQSFADDPLRMMRAARFAAQLRFDVDPAALAAMTEMAERIEIVSAERVQAELVKLMLAPAPRRGLELLTHTGIAEQVLPELPALQLTIDEHHRHKDVYEHTLTVVDQAIDLESGPAGPVPGPDLVLRLAALLHDIGKPATRRMEPGGGVSFHHHEVVGAKMASKRLKALRFDKATIKAVTTLVFLHLRFHGYGEASWSDSAVRRYVTDAGDQLQRLHRLTRADCTTRNRRKAARLAHAYDDLEVRIAALAEQEELDAIRPDLDGNQIMEVLGIGPGRQVGQAYQHLLGLRMERGPLGADEARAELRAWWDAQR; encoded by the coding sequence GTGCCCCCTCACGACTCCTCCGCCGCCCCGGCGAGCCCGGCCGAGCTGCTCCGTACCGCGCTCGCGGTGATCGCCGAGTACGCCCCGCAGGCCATCGAGCTCGGGCAGAAGTTTGCCGCCGCTGGACATGAGCTCGCGTTGGTCGGCGGACCTGTCCGGGACGCCTTCTTGGGCAAGGCGAGCGTTGACCTGGACTTCGCCACCTCTGCCCGCCCGGAGGAGACCGAGCAGATCCTCACGGCGTGGGGGGACGCGCACTGGGACATGGGCCGGGAGTTCGGCACGATCGGCGCTCGGAACGGTGACGCGGTGGTCGAGGTGACCACCTACCGCACGGAAGCCTATGATCCGACCTCTCGCAAGCCCGAGGTCGCCTACGGCGACACGCTGGACGGCGACCTGTCCCGGCGGGACTTCACCGTGAACTCGATGGCGCTGCGGCTCCCGGACCTGGTGTTCGTGGACCCGTTCAACGGCCTCGGTGACCTGGCGGCCGGAGTGCTCCGCACCCCGGCCACCCCGGAGCAGTCCTTCGCCGACGACCCGCTGCGGATGATGCGGGCCGCCCGGTTCGCCGCGCAGCTGCGGTTCGACGTGGACCCGGCGGCGCTGGCTGCGATGACCGAGATGGCCGAGCGGATCGAGATCGTTTCCGCCGAGCGGGTACAGGCCGAGCTGGTGAAGCTGATGCTCGCCCCGGCTCCGCGCCGCGGACTGGAGTTGCTCACGCACACCGGGATCGCCGAGCAGGTGCTTCCCGAGCTGCCCGCGCTGCAGCTGACGATCGACGAGCACCACCGGCACAAGGATGTCTACGAGCACACCCTCACCGTGGTGGACCAGGCGATCGACCTGGAGTCCGGGCCGGCGGGCCCGGTACCGGGCCCCGACCTGGTGCTGCGCCTGGCCGCTCTCCTGCATGACATCGGCAAGCCGGCCACCCGGCGGATGGAACCCGGTGGCGGCGTGAGCTTCCACCACCACGAAGTGGTCGGGGCGAAGATGGCGAGCAAGAGACTCAAGGCGCTCCGATTCGACAAGGCGACGATCAAGGCCGTTACCACGCTGGTGTTCCTGCACCTGCGCTTCCATGGGTATGGCGAGGCATCCTGGAGCGACTCGGCGGTGCGCCGCTATGTCACCGACGCCGGTGACCAGCTCCAGCGGCTGCACCGGCTCACCCGCGCCGACTGCACCACCAGGAACAGGCGCAAGGCTGCCCGGCTCGCTCACGCCTACGACGACCTGGAGGTGCGGATCGCCGCGCTCGCCGAGCAGGAGGAGCTGGATGCCATCCGCCCGGATCTGGACGGCAACCAGATCATGGAGGTCCTCGGTATCGGTCCCGGTAGGCAGGTGGGCCAGGCCTACCAGCACCTGCTCGGGCTGCGGATGGAACGCGGGCCGCTCGGTGCTGACGAGGCCCGGGCCGAGCTCCGCGCCTGGTGGGACGCGCAGCGCTGA
- a CDS encoding response regulator, which translates to MIRLVLVDDQPLIRTGLRALLEAEDGIEVLAEGADGYDGVRLAEEHHPDVVLMDIQMPGMDGIEATRQIAARSALNETRVVILTNYGLDEYVFNALRAGAAGFVVKDTDPAELVQGLRVVAQGEALLSPGITKTLIGEFVARPASEVRTADVQHLTAREQEVVTLVGYGLSNAEIAGRLVVSPTTAKTHVSRAMAKVHARDRAQLVVFAYEAGLVQAREARS; encoded by the coding sequence ATGATCCGCCTCGTCCTGGTCGACGACCAACCGTTGATCCGGACCGGCCTGCGCGCGCTCCTCGAGGCCGAGGACGGGATCGAGGTCCTCGCCGAGGGAGCAGATGGGTACGACGGCGTGCGGCTGGCCGAGGAGCACCATCCCGATGTCGTGCTGATGGACATCCAGATGCCGGGCATGGACGGGATCGAGGCGACCCGGCAGATCGCTGCCCGAAGTGCGCTGAACGAGACCCGGGTGGTGATCCTGACCAACTACGGGCTGGACGAGTACGTGTTCAACGCCCTCCGGGCCGGTGCCGCGGGCTTTGTGGTCAAGGACACCGACCCGGCAGAGCTGGTCCAGGGGTTGCGAGTGGTGGCACAGGGGGAAGCGCTGCTCTCACCGGGCATCACCAAGACGCTGATCGGGGAGTTCGTCGCCCGCCCCGCCAGTGAGGTCCGCACCGCGGACGTGCAGCACCTGACCGCGCGGGAGCAGGAGGTGGTCACTCTGGTGGGCTATGGGCTGAGCAACGCCGAGATCGCGGGGCGGCTGGTGGTGAGCCCTACGACGGCGAAGACGCACGTCAGCCGGGCGATGGCCAAAGTGCACGCCCGGGACCGGGCACAGCTGGTCGTTTTCGCCTACGAGGCCGGCCTGGTGCAGGCACGCGAGGCGCGCAGCTGA
- a CDS encoding sensor histidine kinase, producing the protein MRTDRGWKRFYATGWLVSALVAAAAFHQWQARVSAVERELAEAQRTRQAVVQRVAAEERLRIARELHDSLTHSISVVRMQSGVAAHLARKRGEEVPEALQAIEQAAGDASRELRETLGVLRRDSGVATGARGLHDLSELVERVRDAGLTAELTVLGARRVVPREVDAAAYRIVQEALNNVIRHAGTATAQVQVSYRADELTVVVEDDGVGHQGAPASTGLGLIGMRERAAVLGGRLAAQGRPGGGFTVRADLPSPQDPPAQGPPAPSDRPAAGGPLATEER; encoded by the coding sequence ATGCGTACCGATCGTGGCTGGAAGCGCTTTTATGCCACCGGGTGGCTCGTTTCGGCGCTCGTCGCCGCTGCGGCCTTCCACCAGTGGCAGGCCCGGGTCAGTGCAGTGGAGCGGGAGCTTGCCGAAGCACAGCGCACCCGGCAGGCAGTGGTGCAACGAGTGGCGGCAGAGGAACGGTTACGGATCGCACGCGAGCTGCACGACTCGCTGACGCACAGCATCTCGGTGGTGAGGATGCAGTCCGGTGTGGCCGCTCACTTGGCCCGCAAGCGCGGCGAGGAGGTGCCGGAGGCGCTGCAGGCGATCGAGCAGGCCGCCGGTGACGCCTCCCGCGAGCTGCGCGAGACCCTCGGTGTGCTCCGGAGGGACTCGGGTGTGGCCACAGGAGCCCGCGGCCTGCACGACCTGTCGGAGCTGGTCGAGCGCGTCCGGGACGCCGGACTGACCGCAGAACTCACCGTTCTCGGCGCACGCCGAGTGGTTCCTCGGGAGGTGGATGCTGCTGCGTACCGCATCGTGCAGGAAGCCCTGAACAACGTCATCAGGCATGCCGGGACAGCCACTGCACAGGTGCAGGTGTCCTACCGCGCCGATGAGCTCACCGTGGTGGTCGAGGACGACGGCGTCGGTCACCAGGGTGCGCCGGCCTCGACTGGTCTGGGGTTGATCGGGATGCGGGAACGGGCGGCAGTGCTCGGCGGACGGCTGGCCGCACAGGGCCGGCCGGGCGGCGGGTTCACTGTCCGTGCCGATCTCCCCTCTCCGCAGGACCCGCCCGCCCAGGGCCCGCCGGCACCCTCAGATCGGCCCGCTGCGGGCGGGCCGCTCGCCACGGAGGAGCGATGA